One part of the Rutidosis leptorrhynchoides isolate AG116_Rl617_1_P2 chromosome 1, CSIRO_AGI_Rlap_v1, whole genome shotgun sequence genome encodes these proteins:
- the LOC139885646 gene encoding peroxidase N1-like has product MEVLYHSKNLILFLILLATFTTISLGQGTRFGFYRNSCPRVETIVQNAVTTAVQANPTMAPGLLRMFFHDCFVNGCDASILINGASSEKTAGPNSLLRGFEVIDAAKTQLETACPGVVSCADILALAARDSVVQTGGTGWPVPLGRRDGRVSQAADTANLPAFNDPINVLTKKFSDKGLNTQDLVALSGAHTIGTAACALFSYRLYNYNNTNGPDPTIDPAFLPTLRNLCPNGGNALSRVTLDTGSVGRFDNSYYDNLRNRRGVLESDAALWNNPTTQRFVQRFLGLRGLLGLTFNVEFGRSMVKMGNIEVKTGTQGEIRRVCSAFN; this is encoded by the exons ATGGAAGTTCTTTACCATAGCAAAAACCTTatcttatttttaatcttattagccACCTTTACCACCATATCACTAGGCCAAGGCACTCGGTTCGGGTTCTACAGAAACTCATGCCCGAGGGTCGAAACCATCGTGCAGAACGCTGTCACGACAGCGGTCCAAGCCAACCCGACAATGGCACCTGGTTTACTACGAATGTTCTTTCACGATTGCTTCGTTAACGGTTGTGATGCGTCTATTCTAATCAACGGTGCTTCTTCTGAAAAAACCGCGGGCCCCAACTCGCTATTGAGAGGCTTCGAAGTCATTGATGCAGCAAAAACACAGCTCGAGACCGCGTGTCCTGGAGTGGTCTCATGTGCTGACATTCTTGCCCTTGCGGCCCGTGATTCTGTTGTGCAGACCGGTGGAACAGGGTGGCCGGTCCCATTAGGTCGCAGAGATGGAAGAGTTTCACAAGCAGCTGATACCGCAAACTTGCCCGCTTTCAATGACCCCATAAATGTTCTAACCAAAAAGTTTAGTGACAAAGGTCTTAACACACAAGATCTTGTTGCCCTTAGTG GAGCACACACAATTGGGACAGCTGCATGTGCGTTATTCAGCTACAGGCTATACAACTATAACAACACCAATGGACCCGACCCGACAATTGACCCAGCTTTCCTACCAACCCTACGAAACCTTTGCCCCAATGGTGGTAATGCTTTAAGCCGTGTAACCCTGGACACGGGCAGTGTGGGCAGGTTTGATAATTCATACTACGATAACTTGAGGAATAGGCGGGGAGTACTTGAATCTGATGCGGCTTTATGGAACAACCCGACAACACAAAGGTTCGTGCAACGGTTTCTTGGACTTAGGGGACTGCTCGGGTTGACGTTTAACGTTGAGTTTGGGAGATCAATGGTGAAGATGGGTAATATAGAAGTGAAGACCGGGACTCAAGGTGAAATTCGTAGGGTTTGTAGTGCATTTAATTGA